GTAACCATCCGGTCAGGACCGCAGTAGCCGAGGCTTTTTGCGATTTCTTTCTGCCACTGGTTTCGATGGCGGGTCGCCAATTCCGCGAAGATTGCGGATAATCTGTTGAAGGTTTTCGATCCCCACTTGGGTGAACAAGATGATGTGCTCGCTGAGCTCCGAGGCCGGATAGTCATCATATGCCCACAAGCAGCCATCTTCAGAGAACATCTCAATCGAACATTCTCGCAAGAAGTCTTCGTCCTCATCAAGCATCGCGGCGACATATTTCAGGGTGTAGAGGGCAGAGTTGCGGTAGCCCATGATGCCTCGTTCTGTGTTTTCAGATTTGGTCAGTGCTGCTGGTTTTGGCTCTTCGCAAATCCAGCTTTTCCAAGTGTCCGACGGCGGGCAATTTTAGCGACACGGTCTTGAATGATATCAACGCTTAAATCTTCTGGGTCGAAGCGGCCACCATACCAACGCACGAACTCTCGATGCTGCGCATGCCGTGGCTTCGCCATGACGTTCAGGAATTCCTCGAACCCCGAGGTGCTGCCAACATCTTCCGGCGGCGCTCTGCGCTCACCATCGATGAAGCGCGGATATTCGATGCTGGGGTTTCCATCCTCCACTGCCTCGACCGTGATAGTGTGCCGCCAGTTATCACCAAAGTCATAGGTGTAGCTAAAGGTCGCGATCCCACGCTCGATGAGTGCCGCTATGCGGACGTTGCGAGCAGCAAAGGTTTTGCGTTCGTAGAGGTCTTCTGGATCCGGCACATCGTAACATCGCCCACCAGCCTCGAACTCGAACAGATGATAATCCTCGAACAGCATCACGGCCTGAATGACATCGTGGAGCCCCTTCAAGCTCATCGTGAGTGGAACCTCGACCCTGCGCCAGATCAAAGGCTCGATATCGTCGAGTTGGATATGTAGCCTGGCGATGCGATCGACGGTCATGATGCCAAAGCCATCATAGGCCGCGGACCTGTCCAATTCCACGGCAGCAGCTCTGCAAGCTTTGTTGTCGGCGTGTCAGCGATACGCGCGAGAACGTCGGCAAGCCAAGCCTGCGGATCGACGTCGTTGAGCTTGGCCGTCATGATCATCGTCGCCATGAAGGCGGCGCGATCAGCACCACGATCAGAACCCGCAAACAGCCACGACTTCCTGCCGAGAGCGAAGCCGCGCAGAGCGCGTTCGGCGGCATTGTTGGTCAGGCAAATCCGACCGTCGCCCAGGAAGGACGTAAAGCCCTCCCAGCGCTTTAGCATGTAGTCGATCGGCTCGGCGACCGGAGAGCTGCGCGACAGCTTTGTCCGCTCGGCCCGCATCCAGGCCTCAAGCTCTTCGACAAGACGACGGCTGTCCCGCTGGCGTCGCGCCAGTCTTTCACTTGCAGCGAGACGATTGATGTCACGCTCGATATCGAACAGGGCATCGATCCGTTTCACGGCCTCGAGCGCCACCGGCGAGATCGGCGTGGCGTTCTTTCCCCGTTTGGCGTTGGTGGCGATGTCGGCAAGCACGAAGAACTTGCGACGCGAATGCGACCAGCACAATGCCTGGGTCAGCGGACCAGAATCGCGGTCCATTTTGAAGAGCGGGTTGTAGCCGCCATAGGCGTCGGCCTGCAGAATGCCGGTGAAGGTCTTTAGATGGCGCTCGGGATGTTCCTGCCGCCGATCGCGGGAGGCATAGTAGAGGGCGGCTGGCGGCGACGTTCCGCTGAACGGCCGATCGTCCCTGACATAGGTCCAAATCCGCCCGGTATCGGTCTTGCCCTTCGCCAGGATCGGCACGGTCGTGTCATCGCCATGTAGACGCTCGGCGGTCAGCACATGCGCCTCGATCAATCCGTGCAAGGGCTTCAAGACCGCGGCGCAAGCCCCCACCTGGTCGGCAAGCGTCGAGAGGCTGAGGTCGACACCCTCGCGGGCATAGCGTTCACTTTGCCGGTTCAGCGGTTGATGCTGGCCGAACTTCTCAAACAGGATCATCGCCAGCAGGTTTGGCCCTGCAAAACCGCGCGGCGTCACATGGAAAGGGGCCGGTGGCTGGGCGATCTTCTCGCATTCGCGGCAGGAGAACTTCTCGCGCACCGTCTGGATGACCTTCCACTGGCGCGGGATCACTTCCAGCGTCTCGGCAATGTCCTCGCCCAGTTTCGCCAGCTTGGCCGAGCCGCAGCATGGGCAGCTTGTTGGCGGAGCAATGACGACGCGTTCGCGCGGCAGGTGCTCCGGAAACGGCTTGCGCGATGGACGCTTGCGCTCGAAGGCCCGAACCGTCGAGGATCGTGCCGCCAGTTCAGCGGCCAATTCGTCCTGGCTGGCGTCCGCCTCCAACTCTTCGAGCTGCAATTCCATCTGCTCAAGAAGCCGCGCCTTGCGCTCCGAGCGGCTGCCATGAATGTCGCGCTTGAGCTTCTCGATCTCCAGCCTCAACCTGGCAATCAGCGCATCCGAATGCGAGTTCACTGCCTGGGCTCGGGCAGCAACGGCCTCGGCTTCACGGCGTGCCGCGCGCTCGGCGAGGATCATCGCATGCGCGCTGGCAAGGTCGTCGGGAAGCTGATCGGCCGCATCGGTCATGGCGAGATGGAATCATATTCGCTCCGACCTTTCCAGCCATTTCCACTATCCAGCAGAGCTCGGACGCCAGGTTTTTTGCGGCATTCGCCAGTCGATTCCTTCGAGCAGATAGCCGAGCTGCGCCGGCGTGATCACCACCGTGCCGTCGGCCGCTGACGGCCAGATAAAGCGGCCGCGCTCAAGCTTCTTCGTGAACAGGCAGGCACCCTGGCCGTCGTGCCAGATCACCTTGATTAGGCCGCCCTTCCTGCCGCGGAAGCAGAACAAATGGCCGCTATGCGGATCACGCTTCAGTGTCTCCTGCACCATCAGCGACAGGCCAGGAAATCCCCTCCGCATGTCCGTATAGCCCGTCGCCAGCCAGACCTTTACGCCGCTCGGAACCGGGATCATCGCCGTTCCACGACATCGAGGATGCGGCCCAGAGCTTCGGTGTCAACATCACTCTCCACTCGAATGCGCCGGCCGCGGCCAAGCTCGATCGTCACGATACTTGGCTTCTTGCGCGCCCGTGGTGCCGGTGTCGTCTCCAAAGGATCAGGCGCTGGCAACGCCGCGACGACCTCAATCGGAATGAATGGAGGCACGGACGGCGCTGACATTTGGCAGAGCTCTTTGCGCCACCGGAATAGCTGACTGACATGAATCCCGGCCGAGCGCGCCACATCCGAAACAACGGTTCCAGGCTCTAACGCCGCCGCTACCAGCCGTTCTTTCTCTTCGCGAGACCAATGCCGGCGACGCTCGACCGACGTGATCACCTCAATATGCTGCTTCGTCATAGGACTACTCCCAGTGCTACCACCAGGACTTCCAATGTTCGGCATCACATCACAAGACGGCCGTCACCGTGGGGATACATTCAGTTCCGCATCGATCTCATAAAACGCCCCAATGATACCTTCCCAAAGCAACGCGTAACACGGAGTGCCCTTCGGTACGTTAGACATCCCAAACGCGCACAGAAGGTGCGATCGTTCATGGGACGATGAGAAGAAATCGATGGTCTTTCCCAAGAAGCGCTTCTTGCTGACGATCACCTGATCGCTACCGCGGTAGTCAGCCGCTGCTTCACCTACGCGCGGAGAGTCGCCGGGCCACCAACCCCCTTCACATAGAACGTCGGGAACGGCATGTAGTTCGGCAAGTGCGTCGAATGCATCGAGGACAGATAACGACGAATGTCGGTACTTCGAACTCTTCTCGGCCTCGATGGAGAATACCAAGCGGCCTTCCTCGACATACGCAAATGCGCCATCATGGCCTGGGTTGTAAGAAAGTATTTTCATATTGAAAACCCGCTGATAGCTGCCTCGTTTGAATCTAGGAGAACCCTCTCGCTCTTATCGAGTACCAATGGGCCGTGGCCGGAAGCCTGCGGGTCTTAAGGCGGCCCGCAAGGTCGGAGGAGCGAGAGGCCAAGCGTTGAAATGCAGTTTCATCGGCAAATGGGGGATCGGGGTTGGGTTCCAAAGAACCCGCCGGTGGACCAGATCGTGTCCCGTGAGGTGGTGTAGCAGACGGCATTGGTCGCCGTGCTCTCCGGCATAGGCCGGGATGATCAGCGCGCCACGGCGGGCAGGCTGATGAGCGGATCATCGCTCATCTGGCTGATGGTTTCCAGATGCTATGGGGGAGCACCGCGTCATTGTACGCTGGTGCCTTTGATTAGTTCATGGAGATGCCCCATGCTGCAGCAGCGCGACATTGGCCGCTCGACGGCCGCCTTCGCTCCGGATGAGACGCTTGTCGTTGTCGTAGAGATGAGCCGTTCCACATGGCTCATCGCCGGACTCCTCCCGGGTGTTAATCGCCGTCCTCTGAAGAAGCTCAAACCAGACGAGAATGTTCTGATGCGCCTGCTGGAAGGCTGGCGCCAAGAAGCTCTTGCCGCTGGTCGGACGATCGCGCGCGTGGTGGTTGCCTACGAAGCGGGACGTGACGGCTTTTGGCTGGCCCGATGGCTGCGAGCCCACGGGATCGAGGCCCACGTGATCCACGCAACCAGTGTCACCGTGTCCCGCGATCGCCGGCGCGCCAAGACCGACCGACTCGACACCGCCCTTCTCATGCGTGTTCTTCTCGGCTGGCTTCGGGGCGAAGTAGGGCACTGCACGATGGCCGCCGTCCCGGAGATCAGCGAGGAGGATGCCAAGCGCCCGACAAGGGAACGCGAGAACCTCGTCGCCGAGCGCACTCGCCTGGTGAACCGGATGAAGGCAGCGCTTGCCCGCCTCGGCATTCGTGACGTCAACCCGGCCCTGCGCAAGACGGCGGGTCGTCTCGACACGCTACGGACTGCGGAGGGAACAAAGATCCCTGGCAATACCCTGGCGGAGATGCGCCGCGACATCGCGCGGCTGCGGCTCGTTGAAGATCAGATCGCCGAGATTGAGCGTGAGCGGCTACAGCGGCTTGCGAAGCTCAATCCGGAACGCAGCCGCGCCGCCGCTATGGTTCATATGCTTTCGCGCGTCGTCGGCCTCGGCGTGGAAACGGCCGACATGCTGGCACACGAGATCCTGCTTCGCGATCTGCGCGACCGTCGCGCTGTCGCCCGCTACGCTGGGCTCACTGGGTCGCCCGATGATAGCGGTGCTCGCCGACGTGAGCGCGGATTATCGCGCGCCGGGAATGCCCGGGTCCGCAGAGGCATGGTCCAACTGGCTTGGCGGTTCCTTGTCTTCCAGAAGGAAAGCGCCCTGGTTGCGTGGTACCGAGAGCGAGGGAGTGCGCGTTCGACCGCATGCCACGGCAGCTGCCGCATAGTCGCGAGAGGACAGGCGAAGAGTTCCGTCTGCCTGTTAGCGAGCCCGAGGTGGCGGGCGCCCGTTACATGACATGGTTCCAATACCGCTTTCCAGATGGGGACCGCCGCCCGGAGCCTGGTCGTCGATGCGGATGACTGCATCATGGTTCGGGCTTCCCTACGGCCCACCGAATACAAGGTCGCAGCGCACCTTGTGCGCCTCGCAAACCGGCTCCGCCTTTGACCACCTCGGCCCGTTCGACCCGAGATTGAAGCGCCGTGCTCAGGACCGTCAAGGACGCTTC
The nucleotide sequence above comes from Sinorhizobium fredii USDA 257. Encoded proteins:
- the tnpA gene encoding IS66-like element accessory protein TnpA, which produces MTKQHIEVITSVERRRHWSREEKERLVAAALEPGTVVSDVARSAGIHVSQLFRWRKELCQMSAPSVPPFIPIEVVAALPAPDPLETTPAPRARKKPSIVTIELGRGRRIRVESDVDTEALGRILDVVERR
- the tnpB gene encoding IS66 family insertion sequence element accessory protein TnpB (TnpB, as the term is used for proteins encoded by IS66 family insertion elements, is considered an accessory protein, since TnpC, encoded by a neighboring gene, is a DDE family transposase.) → MIPVPSGVKVWLATGYTDMRRGFPGLSLMVQETLKRDPHSGHLFCFRGRKGGLIKVIWHDGQGACLFTKKLERGRFIWPSAADGTVVITPAQLGYLLEGIDWRMPQKTWRPSSAG
- the tnpC gene encoding IS66 family transposase, yielding MTDAADQLPDDLASAHAMILAERAARREAEAVAARAQAVNSHSDALIARLRLEIEKLKRDIHGSRSERKARLLEQMELQLEELEADASQDELAAELAARSSTVRAFERKRPSRKPFPEHLPRERVVIAPPTSCPCCGSAKLAKLGEDIAETLEVIPRQWKVIQTVREKFSCRECEKIAQPPAPFHVTPRGFAGPNLLAMILFEKFGQHQPLNRQSERYAREGVDLSLSTLADQVGACAAVLKPLHGLIEAHVLTAERLHGDDTTVPILAKGKTDTGRIWTYVRDDRPFSGTSPPAALYYASRDRRQEHPERHLKTFTGILQADAYGGYNPLFKMDRDSGPLTQALCWSHSRRKFFVLADIATNAKRGKNATPISPVALEAVKRIDALFDIERDINRLAASERLARRQRDSRRLVEELEAWMRAERTKLSRSSPVAEPIDYMLKRWEGFTSFLGDGRICLTNNAAERALRGFALGRKSWLFAGSDRGADRAAFMATMIMTAKLNDVDPQAWLADVLARIADTPTTKLAELLPWNWTGPRPMMALAS
- a CDS encoding IS110 family transposase; the protein is MLQQRDIGRSTAAFAPDETLVVVVEMSRSTWLIAGLLPGVNRRPLKKLKPDENVLMRLLEGWRQEALAAGRTIARVVVAYEAGRDGFWLARWLRAHGIEAHVIHATSVTVSRDRRRAKTDRLDTALLMRVLLGWLRGEVGHCTMAAVPEISEEDAKRPTRERENLVAERTRLVNRMKAALARLGIRDVNPALRKTAGRLDTLRTAEGTKIPGNTLAEMRRDIARLRLVEDQIAEIERERLQRLAKLNPERSRAAAMVHMLSRVVGLGVETADMLAHEILLRDLRDRRAVARYAGLTGSPDDSGARRRERGLSRAGNARVRRGMVQLAWRFLVFQKESALVAWYRERGSARSTACHGSCRIVARGQAKSSVCLLASPRWRAPVT
- a CDS encoding plasmid pRiA4b ORF-3 family protein, with translation MTVDRIARLHIQLDDIEPLIWRRVEVPLTMSLKGLHDVIQAVMLFEDYHLFEFEAGGRCYDVPDPEDLYERKTFAARNVRIAALIERGIATFSYTYDFGDNWRHTITVEAVEDGNPSIEYPRFIDGERRAPPEDVGSTSGFEEFLNVMAKPRHAQHREFVRWYGGRFDPEDLSVDIIQDRVAKIARRRTLGKAGFAKSQNQQH